From the Daucus carota subsp. sativus chromosome 8, DH1 v3.0, whole genome shotgun sequence genome, one window contains:
- the LOC108198657 gene encoding defensin-like protein 2: MALSLRLFSALFMAVMLLMANGMGIAEGRTCESQSHKFKGTCVSRSNCANVCKNEGFPGGHCRGFRRRCFCIKHC; encoded by the exons ATGGCTCTTTCCCTGCGTCTATTTTCGGCTCTTTTCATGGCGGTGATGCTCCTCATGGCCAACG GAATGGGAATCGCAGAGGGCAGGACATGTGAGTCCCAGAGCCACAAGTTCAAGGGAACATGCGTGAGCCGGAGCAACTGTGCTAACGTTTGCAAGAACGAGGGCTTTCCCGGTGGCCACTGCAGAGGTTTCCGCCGTCGCTGTTTCTGCATCAAACATTGTTAA